A genome region from Alkalimarinus coralli includes the following:
- a CDS encoding lecithin retinol acyltransferase family protein, with the protein MNNLELNLPEKEVSEFLTRKYLDQVFQSTVIEDHSLTDQINRHYNLPKIGSHLVTPRLGYTHHGVYVGDEQVIHYSGFGNEMRGGPVEKVSIGEFCDGREYTIQYHNHVQFSPEQIVERAKSKLEESQYNLVFNNCEHFANWCIDNLHISNQVHQVSRAVLPRGTYIVALEQTRISLVGYLKGDINKEKLFEDISHTVINTASMSFYGALGQAAIPIPVAGFLIGSSIGLVVGNLLQQSGLLALGDSPVVQEAKERRHEINQLCQRLIPEIQKSRAQLEEYLSTHFESRAAIFSSAFNSLDESLTTLDTKRFTDSLEQINNQFGTVLEFADFQDFDNFMESDDSFDF; encoded by the coding sequence TTGAATAATTTAGAATTAAATTTACCAGAAAAAGAGGTTTCTGAGTTTCTTACACGGAAATATCTAGATCAGGTTTTTCAAAGTACGGTAATTGAAGACCATTCATTGACCGACCAAATTAATAGACATTATAATCTACCCAAAATTGGATCCCACCTTGTAACCCCTCGTCTTGGCTACACGCATCATGGTGTATATGTGGGCGATGAACAGGTAATCCATTACTCGGGATTTGGGAATGAGATGCGGGGTGGGCCAGTTGAGAAAGTGAGTATAGGCGAGTTCTGCGATGGGCGGGAATATACAATTCAGTATCATAATCATGTTCAGTTTTCACCTGAACAAATTGTCGAAAGAGCAAAGTCCAAACTTGAAGAGTCGCAGTATAATCTTGTCTTCAATAATTGTGAACACTTTGCAAACTGGTGTATAGATAACCTTCATATAAGCAATCAGGTCCATCAAGTCAGCCGAGCGGTTTTGCCCAGAGGCACTTATATTGTAGCTCTTGAACAGACACGAATATCTCTGGTTGGCTATTTGAAGGGTGATATCAATAAAGAAAAACTTTTCGAGGATATAAGTCATACAGTTATTAATACGGCATCAATGTCTTTTTATGGTGCGTTAGGTCAGGCTGCTATACCTATTCCCGTAGCGGGGTTTCTTATTGGTTCTAGTATAGGTCTTGTGGTTGGTAACTTATTACAACAATCTGGCCTTTTGGCGCTTGGGGATAGCCCTGTCGTGCAAGAGGCAAAAGAAAGGAGGCATGAAATAAATCAATTATGTCAACGCCTAATACCCGAGATTCAAAAAAGTAGAGCGCAGCTTGAAGAATATTTATCTACCCATTTTGAGAGCAGAGCAGCTATATTTTCAAGCGCATTCAATTCATTGGACGAATCGTTAACAACACTTGATACAAAACGCTTTACTGATTCTCTTGAACAGATAAATAATCAATTCGGTACTGTTCTTGAATTCGCTGACTTTCAAGATTTTGATAACTTTATGGAGTCTGATGATTCTTTTGATTTTTAA
- a CDS encoding TerB family tellurite resistance protein, giving the protein MFIHNLTPSQQSIFLGMAIELIEIDGQVDDREFSLVEELKSLCSVESEPVKITSNDDLATLFLDQKSRVSLLLELISIACVDENYDEKEKNYISQVAGMIKVPEVLLEDLESWAQRQMTLMQEAIIFMEN; this is encoded by the coding sequence ATGTTTATTCACAATTTAACTCCATCACAGCAAAGTATTTTTCTAGGAATGGCAATAGAACTGATAGAAATAGATGGTCAAGTTGATGATCGGGAGTTCAGCCTGGTTGAAGAATTAAAATCCCTTTGCTCGGTTGAGAGCGAGCCGGTGAAAATCACTTCAAATGATGATTTAGCCACACTGTTTCTCGATCAAAAATCTCGAGTTTCGCTTTTGCTGGAATTAATCAGTATTGCATGCGTAGATGAAAATTACGATGAAAAAGAAAAAAATTACATTTCCCAAGTAGCAGGAATGATCAAGGTTCCAGAGGTTTTGCTAGAAGACTTGGAATCTTGGGCACAAAGACAAATGACCCTAATGCAAGAAGCTATAATTTTCATGGAGAACTAA